In uncultured Draconibacterium sp., one genomic interval encodes:
- a CDS encoding acetate uptake transporter has protein sequence MSTQKIGNPAVVGLAGFGLTTLLLQIHNIGLLGIGPVLAMGLVFGGLAQMIAGFMEQKVGNNFGFSAFVAYGSFWIGLGIIWLLNHFNIYSASHTDVGWYLVAWALYTCIMLVASFYVHKAMAITFILLELGFILLIVGHFGNPKMNVVAGYELIFCALSAWYMMAAIIINDLAGKTVLPLGTAWAKKAS, from the coding sequence ATGAGTACTCAAAAAATTGGAAATCCGGCAGTAGTTGGTCTGGCCGGTTTCGGATTAACTACCCTTTTACTGCAAATTCATAATATCGGTTTATTGGGCATTGGCCCCGTATTGGCTATGGGCCTGGTTTTTGGCGGGCTGGCACAAATGATCGCCGGATTTATGGAACAAAAAGTTGGCAATAATTTCGGATTTAGTGCCTTTGTAGCTTATGGTTCGTTTTGGATTGGACTGGGAATTATTTGGTTACTAAACCATTTTAACATTTACTCCGCTTCGCACACCGATGTGGGCTGGTATTTGGTAGCCTGGGCCTTGTACACGTGTATTATGCTTGTAGCATCGTTTTATGTACACAAAGCAATGGCTATAACTTTTATTTTACTCGAACTGGGTTTTATCCTATTAATTGTTGGTCATTTTGGGAATCCTAAAATGAATGTTGTTGCCGGTTACGAGCTTATTTTCTGTGCCTTGTCGGCCTGGTATATGATGGCTGCCATTATTATCAACGACCTTGCAGGAAAAACCGTATTGCCACTTGGAACAGCATGGGCTAAAAAAGCAAGCTAA
- a CDS encoding HAMP domain-containing sensor histidine kinase, whose product MLEEQTLTSYAPAMRYTNGQLESQFKTILDNKQLVNFVESISQMVIILNKHRQVVYANNSYKNFCKQLNHDPLIGKRPGETFNCANAFNSVTGCGTTNACKSCGAVNAILESQKGKRSTKECQILTIENDALDLEVTANPLDLDGEKLTIFSVTDISANKRRESLERVFIHDILNSAGAISGLSSILKEIDDPEQLQDIAQTIEYASQNLIEEIQAQRELGAAERGELHLQPREVNSNTLLADLQRSYAKHELNNGKPIQISMDSTDCTFTTDLVLIRRILGNMIKNAIEMNVPHDTIMLSCKESENLIELSVHNNSIVADKVKDHLFKRFYSTKGKGRGLGTYSMKLLGEKYLDGKVGFTSGEEIGTTFYIQLPK is encoded by the coding sequence ATGCTTGAAGAACAAACCTTAACAAGCTATGCGCCGGCAATGCGTTATACAAACGGACAGCTTGAAAGCCAATTCAAAACAATCCTTGATAATAAACAACTGGTGAATTTTGTGGAGTCGATCTCACAAATGGTGATCATCTTAAACAAACACCGCCAGGTAGTTTATGCCAACAACAGTTACAAAAATTTTTGTAAGCAACTGAATCATGATCCGTTAATTGGAAAACGCCCGGGAGAAACATTTAATTGCGCCAATGCATTCAATTCAGTTACAGGATGTGGAACTACCAATGCCTGCAAATCATGCGGAGCAGTAAATGCAATTCTGGAGTCGCAAAAAGGCAAACGCTCAACAAAAGAATGTCAGATACTTACCATCGAAAATGATGCACTGGACCTTGAGGTTACAGCAAATCCCTTAGATCTCGATGGAGAAAAATTAACCATATTTTCAGTAACCGATATCAGCGCCAATAAAAGAAGAGAATCGCTGGAACGGGTTTTTATTCACGATATATTAAACAGTGCAGGAGCTATATCCGGACTATCATCTATTCTTAAAGAGATTGATGATCCTGAACAATTACAAGACATCGCGCAAACAATTGAATACGCTTCGCAAAACCTTATTGAAGAAATACAGGCACAGCGCGAATTAGGTGCAGCAGAAAGAGGTGAGCTTCATTTGCAGCCCAGAGAGGTAAACAGTAACACCCTTCTTGCAGACCTGCAGCGATCCTATGCAAAACATGAATTGAATAACGGCAAACCGATTCAAATCAGCATGGATTCAACCGACTGTACATTTACAACCGATCTTGTATTAATACGGCGTATTCTTGGAAATATGATCAAGAATGCCATTGAAATGAATGTGCCGCACGATACAATAATGCTTTCTTGCAAGGAAAGCGAAAATCTGATAGAACTATCGGTACACAACAACAGCATTGTCGCCGATAAAGTAAAAGATCATCTGTTTAAACGTTTTTACTCCACCAAAGGAAAAGGCCGTGGACTTGGCACTTACAGTATGAAATTGTTGGGTGAAAAATACCTGGATGGCAAAGTTGGCTTTACCAGCGGCGAAGAAATTGGAACAACATTTTATATTCAACTTCCTAAATAG
- a CDS encoding GreA/GreB family elongation factor, protein MTKEKLYSKIMALIDERIESAQMAIAAAKESRDNETKSSVGDKYETGRTLMQQEVEKNRVQLHKTERLKTELENIDLKKKFDKVEFGSLVSDGKNLYFIATALGNIEVDGKSCFCISLASPIGKALHNKCVGDKVSFMGRTIEIVAVE, encoded by the coding sequence ATGACCAAAGAAAAGCTCTATTCCAAAATTATGGCGCTGATTGATGAACGCATCGAATCGGCGCAAATGGCTATTGCAGCAGCTAAAGAGTCGCGCGATAACGAGACCAAAAGCAGCGTAGGCGACAAATACGAAACCGGCCGTACTTTAATGCAGCAGGAAGTGGAGAAAAACCGTGTTCAGCTGCATAAAACCGAAAGGCTAAAAACCGAACTGGAAAATATCGACCTAAAGAAAAAGTTCGACAAGGTAGAGTTTGGCAGCCTGGTTTCCGATGGCAAAAACCTGTATTTCATAGCAACAGCCCTTGGTAATATTGAAGTAGATGGCAAAAGCTGTTTTTGTATCTCGCTGGCCTCCCCTATTGGAAAAGCGCTGCACAACAAATGTGTTGGCGACAAAGTAAGTTTTATGGGAAGGACCATTGAAATAGTTGCTGTTGAGTAA
- a CDS encoding glycosyl hydrolase 53 family protein — MQTKTSHYSKTITFLFVILVFSSFPVNAQKYAVGADLSFLKQAEDNGFAFKENGEVKKGIEIFKDHGYNWIRLRLFHTPTQLPNNLEYTIATAQMAKEYGFKFLLDYHYSDTWADPAKQFLPKAWEGLSHEILVDSVYEYTRQTMIAFREAGVFPDMVQVGNEISNGMLWPDGKLPDNWDNLAELIQAGINGVYASCGNNPCPQIMIHIDKGGDMEFTKYWFEKLLSYGLDFDVMGQSYYPWWHGSILDLRETLNFMARAYQKEIIVVEAAYNFAPAEYIGKPAPFDESPEGQRQFLEDVNRVVLNVPNGLGVGVFWWEPAVENKGFGYRTFFDAKGNVQPVIEVFDRFTRH; from the coding sequence ATGCAAACCAAAACATCACACTATTCTAAAACGATTACGTTTCTATTTGTGATCCTTGTTTTTAGTTCTTTCCCGGTAAATGCACAGAAATATGCCGTTGGTGCCGACCTTTCTTTTTTAAAACAAGCTGAAGACAATGGTTTTGCGTTTAAGGAAAACGGAGAAGTAAAAAAAGGTATTGAGATATTCAAAGATCACGGGTATAATTGGATACGTTTGAGGCTGTTTCACACGCCCACCCAACTTCCCAATAACCTGGAATACACCATTGCTACAGCGCAAATGGCGAAAGAGTATGGTTTCAAATTTCTGCTCGATTACCATTATTCCGATACCTGGGCCGATCCTGCAAAACAGTTTCTTCCAAAAGCATGGGAAGGACTTTCGCACGAAATACTCGTTGACTCGGTTTACGAATATACCCGCCAAACCATGATCGCTTTTCGCGAAGCCGGTGTTTTCCCCGATATGGTTCAGGTGGGCAACGAAATCAGTAACGGCATGTTATGGCCCGATGGTAAACTGCCCGACAACTGGGATAATCTGGCCGAACTGATACAAGCCGGAATTAATGGAGTTTATGCAAGCTGCGGCAACAATCCATGCCCGCAGATCATGATTCATATCGACAAAGGCGGCGATATGGAATTCACCAAATACTGGTTCGAAAAGCTCCTTTCGTACGGATTGGATTTTGATGTAATGGGGCAATCGTATTACCCTTGGTGGCACGGCTCGATTCTCGATTTGCGCGAAACACTAAACTTTATGGCTCGTGCCTATCAAAAAGAAATAATTGTAGTGGAAGCCGCCTACAATTTTGCACCGGCCGAATACATCGGTAAACCGGCACCTTTCGACGAGTCGCCCGAAGGACAACGCCAGTTTTTGGAAGACGTAAACCGCGTGGTACTAAATGTACCAAATGGTTTGGGTGTTGGTGTTTTCTGGTGGGAACCGGCTGTGGAAAACAAAGGTTTTGGCTACCGCACTTTTTTCGATGCCAAAGGAAATGTACAACCTGTAATTGAAGTATTCGACCGATTTACGCGACATTGA
- a CDS encoding pentapeptide repeat-containing protein encodes MTYITDKVFKNNDFSEKGLEQADYESCNFIDCIFSSADLSSYSFEDCSFENCDFSNTKITNTAFKNVSFKNCKLIGLQFDECNPFLLEFSFNGCILNYASFYQLKIKGTRFNRCTMHEVDFNETDLTKAIFLECDLAGAVFNFTNLQKADLRNSINLYLNPEQNQLAGAHFSLDMLPGLLSKYNIKVD; translated from the coding sequence ATGACATACATTACCGACAAAGTTTTTAAGAACAACGATTTCTCCGAAAAAGGACTGGAACAGGCCGACTACGAAAGCTGTAATTTTATCGATTGTATTTTTTCGTCGGCCGACCTTAGTAGTTACAGTTTCGAAGACTGTAGCTTTGAGAACTGCGATTTCAGCAACACTAAAATTACCAATACCGCCTTTAAAAATGTAAGCTTCAAGAACTGCAAACTGATCGGGCTGCAATTCGACGAATGCAACCCATTTTTGCTCGAATTCAGTTTCAACGGATGTATCCTGAATTACGCTTCATTTTACCAGTTAAAAATAAAAGGTACCCGCTTTAACCGCTGCACCATGCACGAGGTTGATTTTAACGAAACCGACCTTACAAAAGCAATATTTTTGGAATGCGACCTGGCCGGAGCTGTCTTCAACTTCACGAACTTACAAAAGGCTGATCTGCGGAACTCCATCAACCTTTACCTCAATCCGGAGCAAAACCAACTGGCCGGCGCTCATTTTTCGCTCGACATGCTTCCCGGCCTGCTAAGTAAGTACAACATTAAGGTAGATTAA
- a CDS encoding trimeric intracellular cation channel family protein, whose product MDLLLWFDYIGTFVFAISGTLTAADKRLDFFGATVIGFVTAVGGGTMRDLMLGDTPVAWMRTNNYFWMIIAAVVVTIIFRKHVMKLKRTLFLFDTIGIATFTLLGLKKALLFNIDPSMAVLMGLSSAVVGGVIRDILCNEVPLIFHREIYATACIAGALVYLLLSRLGVSEVICETATVSSIIAIRILAIRFNIALPRLTHKD is encoded by the coding sequence ATGGATCTTTTACTTTGGTTTGATTACATCGGTACATTTGTTTTTGCGATAAGCGGTACGCTGACTGCTGCCGACAAGCGCCTCGACTTTTTTGGCGCTACCGTAATTGGTTTTGTTACTGCCGTTGGCGGCGGTACCATGCGCGACCTTATGCTGGGCGACACCCCTGTTGCATGGATGCGCACCAACAATTATTTCTGGATGATAATTGCCGCCGTTGTGGTAACTATAATTTTCCGCAAGCATGTAATGAAACTAAAACGTACCCTCTTTCTTTTCGATACCATTGGAATTGCCACCTTTACCCTGCTGGGATTAAAAAAGGCCTTACTTTTTAATATCGATCCGTCGATGGCTGTGCTTATGGGCCTTTCATCGGCAGTGGTGGGAGGTGTTATTCGCGATATCCTTTGTAACGAAGTGCCGCTGATCTTTCACCGCGAGATTTATGCCACCGCCTGTATTGCCGGTGCACTGGTGTATCTTTTGTTAAGCCGGCTGGGCGTTTCAGAAGTAATTTGCGAAACAGCAACCGTATCTTCCATTATTGCCATCCGTATCCTGGCCATTCGTTTTAACATTGCCCTGCCCCGACTGACACATAAGGATTGA
- a CDS encoding phospholipase A produces the protein MRIKITMLLMGVVLAVPAAFAQELFGQAENSMADHWDLGDNENDDNDLFVIRTYKPVYVLVAKVSNNVNRMPHSANPERNIDESIPLNKTEQMFQLSLKTKVFNDVFGDKAGGDIWAAYTQASFWQVFNTDLSRPFRETNYEPEVMFILPVRYRLLGLDGVFLGLGYNHQSNGRANPLSRSWNRIVAQVALEGKNTSVVFKPWWRLPELDEKDDNPGIENYLGRSELLFAWGKGIHAVNCTARHSLRFGDNNRGSIRLAYSIKIIDNLRFRAQVFSGYGESMIDYNHRQTVVGFGLSLVEW, from the coding sequence ATGAGAATAAAAATAACGATGCTGCTTATGGGGGTGGTGCTTGCGGTTCCCGCTGCTTTTGCGCAGGAACTTTTTGGGCAGGCAGAAAACTCGATGGCCGATCACTGGGATCTTGGTGATAACGAAAACGACGATAACGATTTGTTTGTAATCCGTACTTATAAACCGGTTTATGTATTGGTGGCCAAAGTGTCGAACAATGTAAACCGTATGCCTCACAGTGCTAATCCCGAACGAAATATCGATGAGTCCATTCCGCTGAATAAAACAGAGCAGATGTTTCAGCTCAGCCTGAAAACAAAGGTGTTTAACGATGTGTTTGGCGATAAAGCTGGCGGCGATATTTGGGCGGCGTATACACAGGCATCCTTCTGGCAGGTGTTTAACACCGACTTGTCGCGCCCTTTCCGTGAAACAAATTACGAGCCGGAAGTGATGTTTATTCTTCCTGTCCGTTACCGTCTTTTGGGGCTGGATGGTGTTTTTCTGGGACTTGGGTATAATCATCAGAGCAATGGCCGTGCAAATCCGCTCTCGCGCAGCTGGAACCGTATTGTGGCACAAGTTGCGCTTGAAGGGAAAAATACATCGGTGGTGTTTAAACCCTGGTGGCGTTTGCCCGAGTTGGATGAAAAGGATGATAATCCGGGAATTGAGAATTACCTGGGGCGCAGCGAGCTGCTGTTTGCATGGGGAAAAGGAATTCATGCGGTTAATTGCACGGCCCGTCACAGTTTACGCTTTGGCGATAATAACCGAGGCAGTATCCGGCTGGCTTATTCCATAAAAATTATTGATAACCTTCGATTCAGAGCACAGGTATTTTCGGGTTATGGCGAAAGTATGATCGATTATAACCACCGGCAAACAGTTGTTGGTTTTGGGTTATCGTTGGTGGAGTGGTAG
- a CDS encoding FMN-binding protein: MKFRSGIVLIALLFSACLAFAQNEVDFQPKALEKTLQKSGIETLSGVLEMKITDSTCDEINGKYFLVTENNESHYRYIYIGRVNSCRAGGCSVQHESLATLDSEYFDYYILFDENKTVQAVKVYNYQATHGQEITAKGWLKQFNGFNGSASLKVDKNIDAISGATISVYAITADVENKTALLQKLQL, translated from the coding sequence ATGAAATTCAGATCAGGAATAGTATTGATTGCCTTATTATTTAGTGCCTGTTTGGCCTTTGCCCAAAACGAGGTGGATTTTCAACCCAAAGCATTGGAAAAGACCCTTCAGAAATCGGGGATCGAAACACTGTCGGGGGTTCTGGAGATGAAAATTACAGATTCAACTTGCGACGAAATAAACGGCAAATACTTCCTGGTTACTGAAAATAACGAAAGCCACTACCGCTACATTTACATCGGCCGGGTAAACAGCTGCCGCGCCGGAGGATGTTCGGTACAACATGAATCGCTGGCCACACTCGATTCGGAATATTTTGATTATTACATTCTGTTCGACGAGAACAAAACCGTGCAGGCTGTAAAAGTATACAACTACCAGGCCACGCACGGACAAGAAATTACGGCCAAAGGCTGGTTAAAACAGTTCAATGGGTTTAATGGCTCCGCTTCGTTAAAAGTGGACAAAAACATCGATGCTATTTCAGGTGCCACCATCTCGGTTTATGCCATCACCGCAGATGTGGAAAACAAAACGGCACTGCTGCAAAAGCTTCAGCTATAA
- a CDS encoding phosphoadenylyl-sulfate reductase, translating into MEALTNKYNTQLEEKTIVEKLQFLVEQHPDKVVFTTSFGYEDQVITDIIFKNDLPIKVVTLDTGRLFPETYKVYRSTLEKYNKPIKAYFPPTEEVEKLLGEKGPFSFYESLENRKECCYIRKVIPLKRALNGNDIWITGLRASQSENRSDMKFFEYDEGNDIVKFNPLMEWSLEETIDWVKKYNVPYNVLHDKGFVSIGCQPCTRAIQPGEDFRAGRWWWEQGSGKECGLHSVKK; encoded by the coding sequence ATGGAAGCACTAACAAACAAGTATAACACCCAGCTGGAAGAAAAAACGATTGTAGAAAAATTACAATTCCTGGTTGAACAGCATCCCGACAAAGTGGTATTTACCACCAGTTTTGGTTACGAGGATCAGGTGATCACCGATATCATTTTTAAGAACGACCTGCCTATAAAAGTGGTTACTTTGGATACCGGCCGTTTGTTTCCTGAAACGTATAAAGTGTACCGTAGTACACTCGAAAAATACAACAAGCCGATTAAAGCGTATTTCCCGCCAACTGAAGAAGTGGAAAAACTGCTCGGTGAAAAAGGGCCTTTTAGCTTTTACGAATCACTGGAAAACCGCAAAGAGTGTTGTTACATCCGCAAGGTAATTCCATTAAAACGTGCCTTGAATGGGAACGACATTTGGATTACCGGATTACGTGCTTCGCAGTCGGAAAACCGCAGCGATATGAAATTTTTTGAGTATGACGAAGGAAACGATATTGTAAAATTCAATCCGCTAATGGAGTGGAGCCTGGAAGAAACCATCGACTGGGTGAAAAAATACAACGTACCATACAATGTGTTGCACGACAAAGGATTTGTTAGTATCGGTTGCCAGCCATGTACACGTGCCATTCAGCCGGGCGAAGATTTCCGCGCCGGACGCTGGTGGTGGGAGCAGGGCTCAGGAAAAGAATGCGGGCTGCATTCTGTAAAAAAGTAA
- a CDS encoding class I SAM-dependent rRNA methyltransferase, which translates to MAKEFVKVVLKSGKDQSLLRFHPWVFSGAIKEMYGKPAEGEMVKVYSNQDRFLAMGHYQIGSIAIRIVSFEDVEPDYDFWKSKIESAWNLRKKIGFENNPETNVFRLIHAEGDGMPGLIVDFYNGTAVMQTHSIGMHLIREELVKALQEVMGDHLKAIYNKSEKTLPFKAQVKSEDGYLFGGPDASGANEVLEHGLRFKVDWENGQKTGFFVDQRENRKLVQDFSKDRDVLNMFCYTGGFSFYAMQGGARSVHSVDASATAIELTDENVELNFPGDKRHKSTVIDGFEYLKNIQDKYDLIILDPPAFAKHRNALSQALKGYKRINTRAFEQIRKGGILFTFSCSQVVSKEKFREAVFSAAAISGRKVRILHQMSQPVDHPVDIYHPESEYLKGLVLYVE; encoded by the coding sequence ATGGCAAAAGAGTTTGTCAAAGTTGTATTAAAGTCGGGTAAAGACCAGTCATTGCTGCGTTTTCACCCGTGGGTATTCTCCGGAGCCATTAAAGAAATGTACGGTAAACCTGCCGAGGGCGAGATGGTAAAAGTGTATTCGAACCAGGATCGTTTTTTGGCAATGGGCCACTACCAGATCGGATCGATTGCTATTCGTATTGTGTCGTTTGAAGATGTTGAACCGGATTACGATTTCTGGAAAAGCAAAATAGAAAGTGCCTGGAACCTGCGTAAAAAAATAGGTTTTGAGAATAACCCGGAAACAAATGTTTTTCGATTGATTCACGCCGAGGGCGACGGAATGCCGGGGCTGATCGTTGACTTCTATAACGGAACAGCGGTAATGCAAACGCACTCTATAGGTATGCACCTCATTCGCGAAGAGCTGGTGAAAGCCTTGCAGGAAGTGATGGGCGACCACCTAAAAGCCATTTACAATAAAAGCGAAAAAACATTGCCGTTTAAAGCCCAGGTAAAATCGGAAGACGGTTATTTGTTTGGCGGCCCCGATGCTTCGGGAGCAAATGAAGTGCTGGAACACGGCCTGCGTTTTAAAGTGGATTGGGAAAATGGACAGAAAACCGGATTTTTTGTCGATCAGCGCGAAAACCGAAAGCTGGTGCAGGATTTTTCGAAAGACCGCGATGTGCTGAACATGTTTTGTTACACCGGAGGTTTTTCGTTTTATGCCATGCAGGGAGGTGCCAGATCGGTGCACTCGGTTGATGCATCGGCAACTGCCATTGAACTTACAGATGAGAATGTGGAGTTGAATTTTCCGGGAGACAAACGCCATAAATCGACCGTGATCGATGGTTTTGAGTACCTGAAAAACATTCAGGATAAATACGACCTGATTATTCTTGATCCGCCGGCATTTGCCAAGCACCGCAACGCATTGTCGCAGGCATTAAAAGGTTATAAAAGAATTAATACCCGCGCTTTCGAACAAATTCGTAAAGGCGGAATCCTGTTTACTTTTTCCTGCTCGCAGGTTGTGTCGAAAGAGAAATTCAGGGAGGCCGTTTTTTCGGCAGCAGCAATTTCCGGACGAAAAGTTCGTATCCTGCACCAAATGAGCCAGCCTGTTGATCATCCGGTTGATATTTACCACCCTGAAAGTGAATATTTGAAGGGGCTGGTTTTGTATGTGGAGTAG
- a CDS encoding 3'-5' exonuclease, with amino-acid sequence MFKEKISNEELTGLPLKRFEGQIFLVDSLQQVKHAIEELNGASIIGFDTETKPSFKKGVVNKVALLQLSTKNKAFLFRINRIGLPREIVELLANENVIKPGVAIRDDIKGLQEFVPFKPGGFVELQDEAKEMGIQNFSLKKLTAIACGFRISKGQQLTNWEASELTEAQQYYAATDAWAALEIFENFSKN; translated from the coding sequence ATGTTTAAAGAAAAAATATCAAACGAAGAATTGACGGGGCTACCTTTAAAACGTTTTGAAGGCCAGATCTTTTTAGTCGATTCATTACAACAGGTAAAACATGCCATAGAAGAGCTCAATGGAGCAAGCATAATTGGCTTTGATACCGAGACGAAACCGTCGTTTAAAAAAGGTGTGGTAAACAAAGTGGCTTTGCTGCAATTGTCGACCAAAAACAAGGCTTTTTTATTCCGGATTAACCGCATTGGTTTACCACGCGAAATTGTGGAATTGCTGGCCAACGAAAATGTGATTAAACCGGGTGTTGCTATTCGCGACGATATTAAAGGCTTACAGGAATTTGTACCTTTTAAACCGGGTGGTTTTGTTGAGTTGCAGGACGAGGCAAAAGAAATGGGCATTCAAAATTTCAGTCTGAAAAAACTGACTGCTATTGCCTGTGGTTTCCGTATTTCGAAAGGACAGCAGTTGACCAACTGGGAAGCCAGCGAATTAACAGAAGCACAACAATATTATGCGGCTACCGATGCGTGGGCTGCACTGGAGATTTTCGAGAACTTTTCAAAAAATTAG
- a CDS encoding DUF5063 domain-containing protein, translating to MQQFNYWGNDEVIMDQIVYSKNVVEFVTVANEYCSTIENVSHLTAEENLAKLQKLLPLLYLKASVVGKIEMVMDEELEKFVNELDYNVLHQKWLQLLGENDGFHEVFDPNIQFGEETVRASVSENLMDIYQDLKDCITNYSIGNEEVMNDAISECIYHFEEFWGQQLVNVMRAVHMLVYSGADFSTESSNDEAVPGKGNPKWLDKFWGTDQEEE from the coding sequence TTGCAGCAGTTTAATTATTGGGGAAATGATGAAGTGATTATGGACCAGATCGTATATTCAAAAAATGTAGTTGAATTTGTAACAGTGGCTAATGAGTACTGTTCTACCATCGAGAATGTGTCGCATCTCACTGCAGAAGAAAATCTTGCAAAGCTGCAAAAGTTGCTGCCATTGCTCTATTTAAAGGCTTCGGTTGTTGGGAAGATTGAAATGGTAATGGACGAGGAACTGGAGAAATTTGTAAACGAACTCGACTACAATGTGTTGCACCAGAAATGGTTGCAGTTGTTGGGCGAGAACGATGGTTTTCATGAGGTTTTCGACCCCAATATTCAGTTTGGAGAAGAAACGGTACGCGCAAGTGTTTCCGAAAATCTGATGGATATTTACCAGGACCTGAAGGATTGTATCACCAATTACAGTATTGGTAACGAAGAAGTAATGAATGATGCCATTTCGGAGTGTATTTATCATTTCGAAGAGTTCTGGGGGCAGCAGCTGGTAAATGTAATGCGTGCAGTGCACATGCTGGTATACAGTGGTGCTGATTTTTCAACTGAAAGTAGTAATGACGAAGCGGTTCCCGGGAAAGGAAATCCCAAGTGGCTTGATAAATTCTGGGGAACCGATCAAGAAGAGGAATAA